The following are encoded in a window of Wolbachia endosymbiont (group B) of Hofmannophila pseudospretella genomic DNA:
- a CDS encoding IS630 family transposase (programmed frameshift) — MALRSKLLDEKVVNLAKEMLKKVRNNAYVSKKLQAVIAGKESSISAVARICKISRTALTEWIKHLKFGRVERLFSPSQRRRKSKLNKNQREQIEIWVERNPNITIKEVQIKISEEFGLNISKSTVHREIQRMKFSYITPRPIHHKQDKNKQEEFKKYFNKIVNSHPEKEVFFDESRFGTHSKIGHGWFKKGVRTQVKMKIGRQNFYIYSAVNPRSGKKISLLAPYVNTDCMNIFLEQMSKDLGTKEAFLVMDCASWHRSKSLKIQENITIIYLPPYSPELNPVERLWQYIKYNTLRNSIYDTIGLLEDVLCNFIVNISSTTIKRVCNVSYLFGQ; from the exons CAAGCGGTGATAGCAGGAAAAGAAAGTAGTATAAGCGCTGTGGCAAGAATATGTAAAATTTCAAGGACTGCTTTGACTGAATGGATAAAGCATCTAAAATTTGGTAGAGTAGAAAGATTATTTTCCCCGTCTCAGCGGCGAAGAAAAAGCAAATTAAACAAAAATCAACGTGAGCAAATTGAAATATGGGTAGAAAGAAATCCAAATATTACTATTAAGGAAGTGCAAATAAAAATCTCAGAGGAATTTGGCCTAAACATTAGCAAATCAACAGTGCACCGTGAGATACAAAGGATGAAGTTTTCTTACATAACACCGAGGCCAATTCACCATAAACAAGATAAAAACAAGCAAGAAGAGTTTAAAAAATACTTCAATAAAATAGTCAATTCCCACCCTGAAAAGGAGGTA TTTTTTGATGAATCACGATTTGGAACTCATTCAAAAATCGGACACGGATGGTTTAAAAAAGGGGTCAGAACACAGGTTAAAATGAAAATTGGTAGACAAAATTTCTATATCTACAGTGCGGTAAATCCAAGAAGTGGTAAGAAAATTAGCCTACTTGCTCCATATGTAAACACTGATTGTATGAATATATTTCTGGAGCAGATGTCGAAAGATTTAGGCACGAAAGAAGCCTTTCTTGTAATGGATTGTGCAAGTTGGCATAGATCAAAAAGTTTGAAAATTCAGGAAAACATTACCATCATATACTTGCCTCCTTATTCACCGGAACTGAATCCTGTTGAAAGGTTGTGGCAATATATCAAATACAATACTTTACGCAATAGTATCTACGATACCATAGGTTTACTTGAAGATGTTTTGTGTAATTTTATTGTCAATATTTCCAGTACTACTATTAAACGAGTTTGTAATGTTTCTTATTTGTTCGGTCAGTAA